ACGTGATTCGCCAAGAGGCATTGGGGTAGGCTTCTGGAGGCGAGATGGAATGGGGGCGCAATGAGTGACGGCGGATGCCTGGCACTGGTGGGGAGCGGGGAGTTCCTCGAGCCGATGAGGCCGGTCGACCGACAGCTGCTCGAGCGCTGCGGGGGTTCGCGGGTCGTCGTCCTGCCGACGGCGTCGGCTCCCGATCGTGCGGGAGTGCCGCAGCGCTGGATGGACCTGGGTGTGGCCCACTTTCGTGCCCTGGGCGCACAGGCGGAGGGTGTGCTCGCCTTGAGGCGGGAAGACTGCGATCTGGCCGAGTACGCCGATGCCGTGGGCCAGGCGAACCTGGTGTACTTCTCCGGCGGGAAGCCAGACTACCTATTCCAGACGCTTGAGCGCACGGCGCTGTGGCAGGCTGCCCTCCGCGTCCTGGCCGGCGGCGGCGTGCTGGCAGGATGCTCGGCGGGCGCCATGATTCTGGGTAGTCATATCCCGGATGTCGACAGCTTCCCGCGCCTTGTGCGTTGGGGCCCGGGCTTCGGCCTGGTCCCCGAGGCTCTGGTCATCCCCCACTTCGACGAGATCCCGTCAGCCCTGGCGTCGCTCGCTTACCGACTGCGCCCTCGTGGCTCGTACCTGATCGGCGTCGAGGGCGGGACGGCACTGGTGGGGAAGGACAGAGGCTGGCAGGTGCTGGGCTCGGGCGCCGTGACCGTTCGGCGCGGACAGCGCGCCGAACGGATTGGCCCGGGCCAGTCCGTCGAACTACCTTGATGCGAGCCCGCCGGGGAGATTCCTCGGCCGGGCCAGGGACTGGCCGAGACCGTTGCAGGCGAGGATGGCCAGTATAGAGAGGGTCAGGAGGATCGCCGGCCGGGCTCGAGACGCAGGGCGAATGCAGGCCTCGACGATCGTCGGGTGAAGTGGATTCACGCCTCGCCAAGATCCGAGCCCAATCCACTCGCATTGCCCGCCTCGACGTGCAGGCCGGACGTGGTCAGCCGATTGGCGGCGTCCCCTTGGGATACCTGGGAAATGCAATTGGGGTCTAGGACGGGAAGCCAGGCC
The window above is part of the Anaerolineales bacterium genome. Proteins encoded here:
- a CDS encoding Type 1 glutamine amidotransferase-like domain-containing protein — its product is MSDGGCLALVGSGEFLEPMRPVDRQLLERCGGSRVVVLPTASAPDRAGVPQRWMDLGVAHFRALGAQAEGVLALRREDCDLAEYADAVGQANLVYFSGGKPDYLFQTLERTALWQAALRVLAGGGVLAGCSAGAMILGSHIPDVDSFPRLVRWGPGFGLVPEALVIPHFDEIPSALASLAYRLRPRGSYLIGVEGGTALVGKDRGWQVLGSGAVTVRRGQRAERIGPGQSVELP